The following are encoded together in the Thiobacillus sp. SCUT-2 genome:
- the proB gene encoding glutamate 5-kinase, with amino-acid sequence MQSVVKHARRIVVKVGSSLVTAEGRGLDHAALSRWAEQIAALSAQGKEVVLVSSGAIAEGIARLGWKKRPKAVNELQAAAAVGQMGLVQAYESIFRTHGLHAAQVLLTHEDLADRTRYLNARSTLRTLLELRVVPIINENDTVATDEIRLGDNDTLGALVTNLIEADCLIILTDQPGLYTADPRKNPDATLVMDAHAGDPELERMAGGAGSSVGTGGMLTKILAAKRAARSGAHTIICSGREERVLLRLAAGESIGSQLVARQAPLAARRQWLADHLQLRGGVVLDAGAVRALREDGKSLLPVGVKGITGEFERGEVVAVVDDAGREVARGLTNYSASEARRIAGKPSSAIESELGYMDEPELIHRDNLVVLG; translated from the coding sequence ATGCAGTCCGTCGTGAAGCACGCGCGCCGGATCGTCGTCAAGGTCGGCTCCAGCCTGGTCACGGCCGAGGGGCGCGGGCTCGATCACGCCGCGCTGTCGCGCTGGGCCGAGCAGATCGCCGCGCTGTCCGCCCAGGGCAAGGAGGTGGTACTGGTTTCGTCGGGCGCGATCGCCGAGGGCATCGCGCGGCTGGGCTGGAAGAAGCGGCCGAAGGCGGTCAACGAGCTGCAGGCCGCGGCCGCGGTCGGTCAGATGGGCCTGGTGCAGGCCTACGAGTCGATCTTCCGCACCCACGGCCTGCACGCCGCGCAGGTGCTGCTGACCCACGAGGACCTGGCGGACCGCACGCGCTACCTCAACGCCCGTTCGACCCTGCGTACGCTGCTCGAGCTGCGCGTGGTGCCGATCATCAACGAGAACGACACGGTCGCGACCGACGAGATCCGCCTCGGCGACAACGACACGCTCGGCGCGCTGGTGACCAACCTGATCGAAGCCGACTGCCTGATCATCCTGACCGACCAGCCCGGCCTGTATACGGCCGATCCGCGGAAGAATCCCGATGCGACGCTGGTGATGGACGCCCACGCCGGCGACCCCGAGCTCGAGCGCATGGCCGGCGGCGCCGGCAGCAGCGTCGGCACCGGCGGCATGCTGACGAAGATCCTCGCCGCCAAGCGCGCAGCACGCAGCGGCGCGCATACCATCATCTGCAGCGGGCGCGAAGAACGCGTGCTGCTACGGCTGGCCGCTGGCGAGTCAATCGGCAGCCAGCTGGTGGCGCGCCAGGCGCCGCTCGCCGCCCGCCGGCAATGGCTGGCCGACCACTTGCAGCTGCGCGGCGGCGTAGTGCTCGATGCGGGTGCCGTGCGCGCCCTGCGCGAGGACGGCAAGAGCCTGCTGCCGGTCGGCGTGAAGGGCATCACCGGCGAATTCGAGCGCGGCGAAGTCGTCGCCGTCGTCGACGATGCGGGCCGCGAAGTCGCCCGTGGACTGACCAACTACAGCGCCAGCGAGGCGCGCCGCATCGCCGGCAAGCCATCATCCGCGATCGAGTCCGAGCTCGGCTACATGGACGAGCCCGAGCTGATCCACCGCGACAATCTGGTGGTGCTGGGGTGA
- a CDS encoding CNP1-like family protein → MRLLPALLLCLPLAAHAAWIDIEHDFSDDKPWSEVAAKLPPYPKDANLLPFNVSSATSNRFFVDADSISVGADQVVRYTVVVKAAGGATNVSYEGIRCETGERRLYAYGHPDGTWSKARNAGWEPIRMRSLLSYRKALYEDHFCPGGITVRDAKQAVNSLRRGAR, encoded by the coding sequence ATGAGACTCCTGCCCGCCTTGCTCCTGTGCCTCCCGCTCGCCGCCCACGCGGCGTGGATCGACATCGAACACGACTTTTCCGACGACAAGCCCTGGTCCGAGGTGGCGGCCAAGCTGCCGCCCTACCCGAAGGACGCGAACCTGCTGCCGTTCAACGTGTCGTCGGCGACGAGCAACCGCTTCTTCGTCGACGCCGATTCGATCAGCGTCGGGGCCGACCAGGTCGTGCGCTACACGGTCGTGGTCAAGGCCGCGGGCGGGGCGACCAACGTCTCCTACGAGGGCATCCGCTGCGAAACCGGCGAGCGCCGCCTGTATGCCTACGGCCATCCGGACGGGACCTGGTCGAAGGCGCGCAATGCCGGCTGGGAGCCGATCCGCATGCGCTCGCTGCTGTCCTATCGGAAGGCGCTTTACGAAGACCATTTCTGTCCCGGCGGCATCACCGTCCGCGACGCCAAGCAGGCCGTGAACAGCTTGCGGCGCGGGGCGCGCTGA
- a CDS encoding NAD(P)H-dependent oxidoreductase: MMPTLNEAIRQRYACRDFDAGRPPTAEQLRLLLEAGRLAPSSFGLEPWRFIAVTGVARRGAVARACFDQPAAQTAPALVVIIALVAALDPAADYVRDRLAAEARGQDPAPIHAAYRAFHHPDSIGAWAVGQCNFAAAHMLLQAAHMGLGSCPIGGFDEVALAAALDLPPGETPALVIAAGPCRHAAPERVRKPLG; this comes from the coding sequence ATGATGCCCACGCTCAACGAAGCCATCCGGCAACGCTACGCCTGCCGCGATTTCGACGCCGGCCGGCCGCCGACTGCGGAACAGTTGCGCCTGCTGCTCGAGGCGGGACGGCTGGCGCCTTCGTCGTTCGGCCTCGAGCCCTGGCGCTTCATCGCGGTGACCGGCGTCGCGCGGCGCGGCGCGGTGGCCCGCGCCTGCTTCGACCAGCCGGCGGCGCAGACCGCCCCCGCGCTGGTCGTGATCATCGCGCTGGTCGCCGCGCTCGATCCGGCCGCCGACTACGTGCGGGACCGCCTCGCCGCCGAGGCGCGCGGGCAGGATCCGGCGCCGATCCATGCGGCCTACCGTGCGTTCCATCACCCCGATTCGATCGGCGCCTGGGCCGTCGGGCAGTGCAATTTCGCCGCGGCGCACATGCTGTTGCAGGCCGCGCACATGGGGCTGGGAAGCTGCCCGATCGGCGGCTTCGACGAGGTGGCGCTCGCCGCCGCCCTCGACCTGCCGCCCGGCGAGACGCCGGCGCTGGTCATCGCGGCCGGGCCATGCCGGCATGCGGCGCCCGAGCGCGTGCGCAAGCCCCTTGGCTGA
- a CDS encoding cation diffusion facilitator family transporter, whose translation MLPPALKRYAWLSIAAALATIVLKGVAWWLTGSVGLLSDALESFVNLAGAMMALAMLSLAALPADDNHAHGHGKAEYFSSAFEGFLILLAASGIAYAAIERLLAPQPLEAVGIGLAVSVAASVINLLTGRVLLNVGRKYKSITLEADAHHLLTDVWTSVGVIVGVGLVWATGWLWLDPVIALAVALNIVWTGWQLLQRSAAGLMDVSLPEEDVRAIEGILDRYRQDGLEFHALRTRQAGTRAFVSFHLLVPGAWTVQHGHDWSERIEADIRAAIEHAHITTHLEPKEDPVSLEDQHLDR comes from the coding sequence ATGCTCCCTCCCGCCCTCAAACGCTACGCCTGGCTCTCCATCGCCGCCGCCCTCGCCACCATCGTGCTCAAGGGCGTCGCCTGGTGGCTCACCGGCTCGGTCGGCCTGCTGTCGGACGCGCTCGAATCCTTCGTCAACCTGGCCGGGGCCATGATGGCGCTGGCAATGCTCTCCCTCGCCGCGCTGCCCGCCGACGACAACCACGCGCACGGGCACGGCAAGGCGGAATACTTCTCCAGCGCGTTCGAAGGCTTCTTGATCCTCCTTGCCGCGAGCGGCATCGCCTATGCGGCGATCGAGCGCCTGCTGGCGCCCCAGCCGCTCGAGGCGGTCGGCATCGGCCTCGCGGTATCGGTCGCGGCGTCGGTCATCAACCTGCTCACCGGGCGCGTTCTGCTGAACGTCGGCCGCAAGTACAAGTCGATCACGCTGGAAGCCGACGCCCATCATCTGCTCACCGACGTCTGGACCTCGGTCGGCGTCATCGTCGGCGTCGGCCTGGTCTGGGCGACCGGCTGGCTGTGGCTCGATCCGGTGATCGCGCTGGCGGTCGCGCTCAACATCGTGTGGACCGGCTGGCAGCTGCTGCAACGCTCGGCGGCCGGCCTGATGGACGTCTCGCTGCCGGAAGAGGATGTCCGCGCGATCGAGGGCATCCTCGATCGCTATCGCCAGGACGGGCTGGAGTTCCACGCGCTGCGCACCCGCCAGGCGGGCACCCGCGCCTTCGTCTCCTTCCATCTGCTGGTGCCCGGGGCCTGGACCGTCCAGCACGGGCACGACTGGTCGGAACGCATCGAGGCCGACATCCGCGCAGCGATCGAGCACGCCCACATCACCACCCACCTCGAACCGAAGGAGGATCCGGTCTCGCTGGAGGACCAGCACCTCGACCGCTGA
- a CDS encoding DUF2784 domain-containing protein: MSMALLAADALVVLHLLFIVFVMAGGFLLGRWPRVAWVHLPAAAWGAFVEFSGVICPLTPLENRLRVLGGGSAYGGGFVERYLLPLIYPEHLTPAIQQALGVIVVLVNLAAYAWVWHARRRRRS, encoded by the coding sequence ATGAGCATGGCGCTGCTGGCGGCCGATGCCCTGGTGGTGCTGCACCTGCTCTTCATCGTATTCGTCATGGCCGGCGGCTTTCTGCTCGGTCGCTGGCCGCGCGTGGCCTGGGTGCATCTGCCGGCTGCGGCGTGGGGCGCGTTCGTCGAGTTCAGCGGCGTGATCTGCCCGCTGACGCCGCTGGAAAACCGTCTGCGCGTGCTGGGCGGCGGCAGTGCCTATGGCGGCGGCTTCGTCGAGCGCTACCTGCTTCCGCTCATCTACCCCGAACACCTGACGCCGGCCATCCAGCAGGCGCTGGGCGTCATCGTGGTGCTCGTCAATCTCGCTGCCTATGCCTGGGTCTGGCACGCGCGGCGGCGCAGGCGGTCCTGA
- a CDS encoding cation-translocating P-type ATPase codes for MSPPTAAPSCDTPDFRGLTAAQVRERMAQDGPNALPEADAHGIARLVLEVVREPMFLLLLAATAIYLVLGDLHEALLLLFFVCVVMGITLYQSRKTERVLQALRDLSSPRALVVRDGEKQRIAGHEVVRDDIVFLAEGDRVPADALLLMGNGLQIDESLLTGEAVPVRKAPCAAAPPPPRPGGDDTPMVYSGTLVVQGQGIARVTATGPRTEMGRIGTSLEALRPGPSPMQRQVRALMWLFALLGAVLCGAVVVLYGLTRGGWLDALLAGITLAISLLPQEFLVVLTVFLALGAWRISRSRVLTRRIPALETLGAATVLCADKTGTITENRMAVAQLLTRDGTFRVDDGEGGELPECFHELVEFSVLASLSDPFDPMERAFRRLADRYLAGTEHLHDDWTLVQHYPLSREMLAMSHGWQATRRDEFVVAAKGAPEAIADLCHFSAADTAALAEQVDRLAKQGLRVLAVARATFAGTRLPPIQHDFPFVFLGMIALTDRVRARVPESIRLARQAGVRVAMITGDYPGTAEAVAREAGIDLAGGILTGADIGRLDDAALQERLRATHVFARVMPEQKLRLVEAFKANGEVVAMTGDGVNDAPALKAAHIGIAMGGRGTDVAREAASLVLLDDDFSAIVDAIRLGRRIFANLHKAMAYILAVHVPIAGMALLPLLFGLPLVLAPVHIVFLELVIDPACSIVFEGEPEEAGSMQRPPRRPDVPLFSLPTLLLSLLQGATVFLAVAAMYAFALQRGEGADTARALTFATLVAGNLWLILVNRSWSTALRQSLRVPNVALWRVVAGTLAFLGCALYVPWLRDVFGFGVLHVDDLLLVLAAGGIGVAWFELFKWVRRARGGRR; via the coding sequence GTGAGCCCGCCCACCGCCGCACCGTCCTGTGACACGCCGGATTTCCGGGGGCTGACGGCCGCCCAGGTACGGGAGCGCATGGCCCAGGATGGGCCGAACGCGCTGCCCGAAGCCGACGCACATGGCATCGCGCGCCTCGTGCTCGAAGTCGTCCGCGAGCCGATGTTTCTGCTGCTGCTCGCCGCGACCGCGATCTACCTGGTACTGGGCGACCTGCACGAGGCGCTGCTGCTGCTGTTCTTCGTCTGCGTGGTGATGGGCATCACGCTCTACCAGTCGCGCAAGACCGAGCGCGTGCTGCAGGCGCTGCGCGATCTCAGCAGCCCGCGCGCGCTGGTGGTGCGCGACGGCGAGAAGCAGCGCATCGCCGGGCACGAGGTCGTGCGGGACGACATCGTCTTCCTCGCCGAGGGCGACCGGGTGCCGGCGGATGCGCTGCTGTTGATGGGCAACGGCCTGCAGATCGACGAATCGCTGCTCACCGGCGAAGCCGTTCCGGTGCGCAAGGCCCCCTGCGCCGCGGCGCCGCCGCCGCCGCGGCCCGGTGGCGACGATACGCCGATGGTGTATTCCGGCACGCTGGTGGTGCAGGGGCAGGGCATCGCCCGCGTGACCGCCACCGGGCCGCGTACCGAGATGGGCCGGATCGGCACCTCCCTCGAGGCGCTGCGCCCCGGGCCGAGCCCCATGCAGCGCCAGGTGCGGGCGCTGATGTGGCTGTTCGCGCTGCTCGGCGCGGTGCTGTGCGGCGCGGTCGTCGTCCTCTATGGCCTGACGCGCGGCGGCTGGCTCGATGCCCTGCTGGCGGGGATCACGCTCGCGATCTCGCTGCTGCCGCAGGAATTCCTGGTCGTGCTGACGGTCTTCCTCGCGCTCGGCGCGTGGCGCATCTCGCGGAGCCGCGTCCTGACACGGCGCATTCCGGCACTCGAGACGCTGGGGGCCGCCACCGTACTGTGCGCGGACAAGACCGGCACGATCACCGAAAACCGCATGGCCGTCGCACAATTGCTGACGCGCGACGGAACCTTCCGGGTCGACGACGGCGAGGGCGGCGAGCTGCCCGAGTGTTTCCACGAACTGGTCGAATTCAGCGTGCTCGCCAGCCTGTCGGACCCCTTCGATCCGATGGAGAGGGCGTTCCGCCGCCTCGCCGACCGTTATCTTGCCGGGACCGAGCACCTGCACGACGACTGGACACTGGTCCAGCACTATCCGCTGAGCCGCGAGATGCTGGCGATGTCGCACGGCTGGCAGGCCACCCGCCGCGACGAGTTCGTGGTGGCCGCGAAGGGGGCGCCGGAAGCGATCGCCGATCTCTGCCATTTCTCGGCGGCCGATACGGCGGCGCTTGCGGAACAGGTCGACCGGCTCGCCAAGCAGGGCCTGCGCGTGCTGGCGGTCGCCAGGGCGACCTTCGCCGGCACCCGCCTGCCGCCGATCCAGCACGATTTTCCGTTCGTCTTTCTCGGCATGATCGCGCTGACCGACCGGGTGCGCGCGCGCGTGCCGGAGTCGATCCGGCTCGCGCGCCAGGCTGGCGTACGGGTCGCGATGATCACCGGCGATTACCCCGGCACTGCCGAGGCGGTCGCGCGCGAAGCCGGCATCGATCTCGCCGGCGGCATCCTCACCGGCGCCGATATCGGCAGGCTCGACGACGCGGCCTTGCAGGAGCGCCTGCGGGCGACCCACGTCTTCGCGCGCGTGATGCCGGAGCAGAAGCTGCGCCTGGTCGAGGCCTTCAAGGCCAACGGGGAGGTCGTGGCGATGACCGGAGACGGGGTCAACGACGCGCCCGCGCTGAAGGCGGCGCACATCGGCATCGCCATGGGCGGGCGCGGCACCGACGTCGCCCGCGAAGCGGCATCGCTCGTCCTGCTCGATGACGATTTTTCCGCCATCGTCGACGCGATCCGCCTCGGCCGCCGCATCTTCGCCAACCTGCACAAGGCGATGGCCTACATTCTGGCCGTGCACGTGCCGATCGCGGGGATGGCACTGCTGCCGCTGCTGTTCGGGCTGCCGCTGGTGCTGGCGCCGGTCCACATCGTCTTCCTGGAACTCGTCATCGATCCTGCGTGCTCCATCGTCTTCGAGGGCGAACCCGAGGAGGCGGGCAGCATGCAGCGGCCGCCGAGGCGCCCCGACGTGCCGCTGTTCAGCCTGCCCACGCTGCTGCTGTCGCTGCTGCAGGGGGCGACGGTGTTTCTGGCGGTTGCTGCCATGTATGCCTTTGCGCTGCAGCGCGGGGAGGGCGCCGACACGGCGCGCGCGCTGACCTTCGCCACGCTGGTGGCCGGCAACCTGTGGCTGATCCTGGTGAACCGCTCGTGGTCGACGGCCTTGCGCCAATCGCTGCGCGTCCCGAACGTGGCGCTCTGGCGGGTGGTCGCCGGCACGCTCGCGTTTCTCGGCTGTGCGCTTTATGTGCCGTGGCTGCGAGATGTGTTCGGCTTCGGCGTCCTCCACGTCGACGACCTGCTGCTGGTGCTGGCGGCCGGCGGCATCGGGGTTGCGTGGTTCGAACTGTTCAAGTGGGTGCGCCGTGCTAGGGGCGGTCGAAGATGA
- a CDS encoding pirin family protein, with protein MTPRPIRQRVPALEVSEGAGVTVHRSIGTPALRHLDPFLMLDHFGSDQPDEYIAGFPDHPHRGFITFTYMLDGHMEHRDSMGNRGDLKAGGVQWMKAASGVIHSEMPKQNDGLMRGFQLWINLPAREKMSAPAYQEFSASAIPELALDGARVRLLAGTFGGQRGVIDDPATDVLYLDVGLPPSARFRHPLDDARNAFAYVFEGDAHLAGEALPAHTLAVLGPGDTVELTAGAAGARFILVAGRPLGEPVVQYGPFVMTSREEIEQALADYRAGRLVQAKATLTGR; from the coding sequence ATGACCCCACGCCCCATCCGCCAGCGTGTTCCGGCCCTCGAAGTGAGCGAGGGGGCCGGCGTGACCGTGCATCGCAGCATCGGCACGCCCGCGCTGCGCCATCTCGACCCCTTCCTGATGCTGGACCATTTCGGCAGCGACCAGCCGGACGAGTACATCGCCGGCTTCCCCGATCATCCGCACCGCGGCTTCATCACCTTCACCTACATGCTCGACGGCCACATGGAGCACCGCGACAGCATGGGCAACCGCGGCGACCTCAAGGCCGGCGGCGTGCAATGGATGAAGGCGGCCAGCGGCGTCATCCACTCGGAGATGCCCAAGCAGAACGACGGCCTGATGCGGGGCTTCCAGCTCTGGATCAATCTCCCCGCCCGGGAGAAGATGTCGGCGCCGGCCTACCAGGAATTTTCCGCGTCGGCGATTCCGGAACTCGCGCTGGACGGCGCCCGCGTGCGCCTGCTGGCGGGCACGTTCGGCGGCCAGCGCGGCGTAATCGACGATCCGGCGACGGACGTCCTCTATCTCGACGTCGGCCTGCCGCCATCCGCCCGGTTTCGCCATCCGCTCGACGATGCACGCAACGCCTTCGCCTACGTCTTCGAAGGCGACGCGCATCTCGCGGGCGAGGCGCTCCCCGCCCACACGCTCGCGGTCCTGGGCCCGGGTGACACGGTCGAGTTGACGGCGGGCGCCGCGGGCGCGCGCTTCATCCTCGTCGCGGGGCGTCCGCTCGGCGAGCCGGTCGTGCAGTACGGCCCCTTCGTGATGACGAGCCGCGAGGAGATCGAACAGGCGCTGGCCGACTATCGGGCGGGCCGCCTGGTGCAGGCGAAAGCCACGCTGACCGGCCGTTGA
- a CDS encoding cyclopropane-fatty-acyl-phospholipid synthase family protein, producing MLDQMLVNQVRRRVEGADLPLVVELWNGQQLGRRDAAAVRVKLRQAASLKAMAAPSMGALARAYVEGDLDLDGNIRDILALGDRLCNAAHAKPKPSADRWKWWRHTRSTDRRNIQYHYDVSNDFYGLWLDARRVYSCAYFRSPDMSLDAAQEAKLDHICRKLDLKPGERFLDIGCGWGGLLLHAAERYGVQAVGITLSDDQHAYVSGQIAARGLAGRVEVRRMDYRDVPETGAYDKIASVGMFEHVGRANLATYFDKIMSLLKPGGLVLNHGITSAATESGGLGSGISEFIDDYVFPGGELVHASEVLRAAAHSGLECLDSENLRPHYGRTLWHWVGRLEQRADEARRLIGEQKYRIWRIYMAGSAYAFDHGWMELWQVLAGKGVHGSQPNYPYTRDFIYR from the coding sequence ATGCTGGATCAGATGTTGGTGAATCAGGTGCGGCGACGGGTGGAAGGCGCGGATCTTCCGCTCGTGGTCGAATTGTGGAACGGCCAGCAGCTGGGAAGGCGCGATGCCGCGGCCGTGCGCGTGAAGCTGCGCCAGGCCGCAAGCCTCAAGGCGATGGCCGCGCCCAGCATGGGTGCACTGGCGCGGGCCTATGTCGAGGGCGACCTCGATCTCGACGGCAACATCCGCGACATCCTGGCCCTGGGCGACCGTTTGTGCAACGCGGCCCATGCGAAGCCGAAGCCGTCCGCGGACCGCTGGAAATGGTGGCGCCACACCCGCAGCACCGACCGCCGCAACATCCAGTACCACTACGACGTCTCCAACGACTTCTACGGTCTCTGGCTCGACGCGCGGCGCGTCTATTCCTGCGCCTACTTCAGGTCGCCCGACATGAGCCTCGACGCCGCCCAGGAGGCCAAGCTCGATCACATCTGCCGCAAGCTCGACCTCAAGCCCGGCGAGCGCTTTCTCGACATCGGCTGCGGCTGGGGCGGCCTGCTGCTGCACGCCGCCGAACGCTACGGCGTGCAGGCCGTCGGCATCACGCTGTCCGATGACCAGCATGCCTATGTTTCCGGGCAGATCGCCGCGCGCGGCCTTGCCGGCCGGGTCGAGGTGCGCAGGATGGACTACCGCGACGTCCCGGAGACCGGTGCCTACGACAAGATCGCCAGCGTCGGCATGTTCGAGCATGTCGGGCGGGCGAACCTCGCAACCTATTTCGACAAGATCATGAGCCTGCTCAAGCCGGGCGGGCTCGTGCTGAACCACGGCATCACCTCGGCGGCGACCGAATCCGGCGGCCTGGGCAGCGGCATCTCGGAGTTCATCGACGACTACGTCTTCCCCGGCGGCGAGCTGGTTCATGCGTCGGAAGTCCTGCGCGCGGCCGCGCACAGCGGACTCGAGTGCCTCGACAGCGAAAACCTGCGTCCCCACTACGGGCGGACGCTGTGGCACTGGGTCGGCCGGCTGGAACAGCGTGCCGACGAGGCGCGCCGCCTGATCGGCGAGCAGAAATACCGCATCTGGCGGATCTACATGGCGGGCTCGGCCTACGCCTTCGACCACGGCTGGATGGAACTCTGGCAGGTGCTGGCCGGCAAGGGCGTGCACGGCAGCCAGCCGAACTATCCCTACACGCGGGACTTCATCTACCGCTGA
- a CDS encoding DUF3501 family protein, producing the protein MPQITRDSLLTLEGYAKVRPTMRAEIIAHKKTRMVELGGHVTLIFEDEKTMRYQIQEMLRAERTFEEAGIQDELDAYNPLVPDGTNWKATMMIQYSDPDERKAALARLKGIEDRVWVQVADQPRVYAIADEDLERENEEKTSSVHFLRFELDATSIAAAKSGAAIRMGIDLSAYTVESFTLPENVRAALVVDLA; encoded by the coding sequence ATGCCGCAGATCACCCGTGACAGCCTGCTGACCCTCGAGGGCTATGCCAAGGTGCGCCCAACGATGCGCGCCGAAATCATCGCGCACAAGAAGACGCGCATGGTCGAACTGGGCGGGCACGTCACGCTGATTTTCGAGGACGAGAAGACCATGCGCTACCAGATCCAGGAGATGCTGCGCGCCGAACGCACCTTCGAGGAGGCGGGCATCCAGGACGAACTCGACGCCTACAATCCGCTGGTTCCGGACGGCACCAACTGGAAGGCGACCATGATGATCCAGTACTCCGACCCGGACGAGCGCAAGGCGGCGCTCGCCAGGCTGAAGGGCATCGAGGACCGCGTGTGGGTGCAGGTCGCCGACCAGCCGCGCGTGTATGCCATCGCCGACGAGGATCTCGAGCGCGAAAACGAGGAGAAGACGTCCTCGGTGCACTTCCTGCGCTTCGAGCTCGATGCCACCTCGATCGCCGCCGCCAAGTCGGGCGCTGCGATCCGCATGGGCATCGACCTGTCGGCCTACACCGTGGAGTCGTTCACGCTGCCGGAGAACGTTCGGGCGGCGCTGGTGGTCGATCTGGCTTGA
- a CDS encoding heterodisulfide reductase-related iron-sulfur binding cluster, which translates to MSTREGSLEAPTRHPLDWTNPDFYSEDKLNHELERIFDICHGCRRCVSLCTAFPTLFDLVDESSTMEVDGVAKSDYWKVVDECYLCDLCYMTKCPYVPPHPWNLDFPHTMLRAKAIKFRKGGTTFRDKLLSSTDAMGKLASIPVVVQAVNASLKSKPIRKIVDGVLKIHPDRRLPEYDSAKFRSTAKPRSDFPVKAGEKTPGKVAIYSTCYVNYNEPGIGHDLIKLLTHNEIPHVLVEKEACCGMPKLELGDLDAVARLKETNIPHLAKLAREGYAILTPVPSCTLMYKQELPLMFPHDADVQAVKEAMWDPFEYLMARSADGLLKTDFKSPLGKVAYHVPCHQRVQNIGNKTRDALQMAGAEVTLVERCSGHDGTWGVKTEFFDKSMKIGKPVFRQMAEPQPDYVSSDCAIAARHILQGMGEAATAQKQHPITLLRIAYGLE; encoded by the coding sequence ATGAGCACCCGCGAAGGCAGCCTCGAAGCCCCCACCCGTCATCCGCTTGATTGGACCAACCCGGATTTCTACAGCGAGGACAAGCTCAACCACGAGCTCGAGCGGATCTTCGACATCTGCCACGGCTGCCGCCGCTGCGTCTCGCTGTGCACCGCGTTCCCGACCCTGTTCGACCTGGTCGACGAGTCCTCGACCATGGAAGTCGACGGCGTCGCCAAGTCCGACTACTGGAAGGTGGTCGACGAGTGCTACCTGTGCGACCTCTGCTACATGACGAAGTGCCCCTACGTGCCGCCGCATCCGTGGAACCTCGATTTCCCGCACACGATGCTGCGCGCCAAGGCGATCAAGTTCCGGAAGGGCGGGACGACCTTCCGCGACAAGCTCCTGTCGAGCACCGACGCGATGGGCAAGCTCGCCTCGATCCCGGTGGTGGTGCAGGCGGTCAACGCCAGCCTGAAGAGCAAGCCGATCCGCAAGATCGTCGACGGCGTGCTCAAGATCCATCCCGACCGCAGGCTGCCCGAATACGACAGCGCGAAATTCCGTTCCACCGCGAAGCCGCGCAGCGACTTCCCGGTGAAGGCCGGCGAGAAGACGCCCGGCAAGGTGGCGATCTACTCGACCTGCTATGTCAACTACAACGAGCCCGGCATCGGCCACGACCTCATCAAGCTGCTGACGCACAACGAGATCCCGCACGTGCTGGTGGAGAAGGAGGCGTGCTGCGGCATGCCCAAGCTCGAGCTGGGCGACCTCGATGCCGTGGCGCGGCTGAAGGAAACCAACATCCCGCATCTGGCGAAACTGGCGCGCGAGGGCTACGCGATCCTCACGCCGGTGCCGTCCTGCACGCTGATGTACAAGCAGGAACTGCCGCTGATGTTCCCGCACGACGCCGACGTGCAGGCGGTTAAGGAGGCGATGTGGGACCCGTTCGAATACCTGATGGCGCGCAGCGCCGACGGCCTGCTGAAGACCGACTTCAAGTCGCCGCTCGGCAAGGTCGCCTACCACGTGCCCTGCCACCAGCGCGTGCAGAATATCGGCAACAAGACGCGCGACGCGCTGCAGATGGCCGGTGCCGAGGTGACGCTGGTCGAGCGCTGCTCGGGCCACGACGGCACCTGGGGCGTCAAGACCGAGTTCTTCGACAAGTCGATGAAGATCGGCAAGCCGGTGTTCCGCCAGATGGCCGAGCCGCAACCCGACTACGTGAGTTCCGACTGCGCGATCGCCGCGCGTCACATCCTGCAGGGCATGGGCGAAGCCGCCACCGCGCAGAAGCAGCACCCGATCACGCTGCTGCGCATCGCCTATGGCCTCGAATGA
- a CDS encoding rubrerythrin family protein, translating into MQLKGSKTEEHLKAAFAGESQANRRYLYFAAKADVEGYNDVAAVFRSTAEGETGHAHGHLEYLEKCGDPATGMAFGPTADNLKTAIAGETHEYTDMYPGMAKDARAEGFDEIADWFETLAKAERSHANKFQKTLDSLGS; encoded by the coding sequence ATGCAACTCAAAGGTTCGAAAACCGAAGAACATCTGAAGGCCGCGTTCGCAGGCGAATCGCAGGCCAACCGCCGCTACCTCTACTTCGCAGCCAAGGCCGACGTCGAAGGCTACAACGACGTTGCCGCCGTCTTCCGCTCCACCGCCGAAGGCGAGACCGGCCACGCCCACGGCCACCTGGAATACCTGGAAAAGTGCGGCGACCCTGCCACCGGCATGGCCTTCGGACCCACCGCCGACAACCTGAAGACCGCCATCGCCGGCGAAACCCACGAGTACACCGACATGTACCCGGGCATGGCCAAGGATGCGCGTGCCGAAGGCTTCGACGAGATCGCCGACTGGTTCGAGACCCTGGCCAAGGCCGAGCGCTCGCACGCCAACAAGTTCCAGAAGACCCTGGACAGCCTGGGCTCGTAA